From uncultured Roseateles sp., the proteins below share one genomic window:
- the mnmG gene encoding tRNA uridine-5-carboxymethylaminomethyl(34) synthesis enzyme MnmG, translating into MLYPKEFDVIVVGGGHAGTEAALAAARMGCATLLLTHNIETLGQMSCNPSIGGIGKGHLVKEVDALGGAMAAATDEAGIQFRILNSSKGPAVRATRAQADRVLYKAAIRHRLENQPNLWLFQQAVDDLMVEGDRVVGAVTQVGIQFRARAVVLTAGTFLDGRIHVGLQNYSAGRAGDPPAVSLSSRLKELALPQGRLKTGTPPRIDGRSIDFSKLLEQPGDLDPVPVFSFMGNAAQHPKQVPCWITHTSAKTHDIIRSGFERSPMFTGVIEGVGPRYCPSIEDKVNRFADKDSHQIFLEPEGLTTHEFYPNGISTSLPFDIQLAAVRSMVGLEDAHILRPGYAIEYDYFDPRALKSSFETRSIQGLFFAGQINGTTGYEEAAAQGLFAGLNAALQVKGKDAWLPGRDQAYLGVLVDDLITKGVTEPYRMFTSRAEFRLQLREDNADARLTEAGRTLGLVDDARWSAFNRKRDAVSRETERLKSTWVHPNILGAADAERLIGKALEHEYSLAELLRRPGIGFDQVAEAAAIARPEWTVSRETLKAEFGADLAQAVIEQVEVSVKYAGYINKQVEDVARAANFEKLRLPAELNYGEVKALSFEVRQKLSTHRPETLGQASRISGVTPAAISLLLVHLKKGRFKGFGGDNASNEASATDAA; encoded by the coding sequence ATGTTGTACCCCAAGGAATTTGATGTGATCGTGGTCGGTGGCGGCCATGCCGGCACCGAGGCCGCTCTGGCCGCCGCCCGCATGGGCTGCGCCACCCTGCTGCTGACCCACAATATCGAGACGCTGGGGCAGATGAGCTGCAACCCCTCGATCGGCGGCATCGGCAAGGGCCATCTGGTCAAGGAAGTCGATGCGCTGGGCGGCGCGATGGCCGCGGCCACCGACGAGGCCGGCATCCAGTTCCGCATCCTCAATTCCAGCAAGGGCCCGGCCGTGCGCGCCACCCGTGCCCAGGCCGACCGCGTGCTGTACAAGGCGGCGATACGCCATCGGCTGGAGAACCAGCCCAATCTGTGGCTGTTCCAGCAGGCGGTCGATGACCTGATGGTCGAAGGCGACCGGGTCGTTGGCGCCGTGACCCAGGTCGGCATCCAGTTCCGCGCTCGAGCCGTGGTGCTGACGGCCGGCACCTTTCTCGACGGCCGCATCCACGTCGGCCTGCAGAACTACAGCGCTGGCCGCGCCGGCGATCCGCCGGCCGTCAGCCTGTCGTCCCGGCTGAAGGAGCTGGCCCTGCCCCAGGGCCGGCTGAAGACCGGCACGCCGCCGCGCATCGACGGCCGCAGCATTGACTTCAGCAAACTGCTGGAGCAACCCGGCGACCTGGACCCCGTGCCGGTGTTCAGTTTCATGGGCAACGCTGCCCAGCACCCGAAACAGGTGCCCTGCTGGATCACCCACACCAGCGCCAAGACCCACGACATCATCCGCTCCGGCTTCGAGCGCAGCCCGATGTTCACCGGCGTGATCGAGGGCGTGGGCCCGCGCTACTGCCCCAGCATCGAAGACAAGGTGAACCGCTTTGCCGACAAGGACAGCCACCAGATCTTTCTGGAGCCCGAGGGCCTGACCACGCACGAGTTCTACCCGAACGGCATCTCGACCTCCCTGCCCTTCGACATCCAGCTCGCCGCCGTGCGCTCCATGGTCGGCCTGGAAGACGCCCACATCCTGCGCCCCGGCTATGCGATCGAGTACGACTACTTCGACCCGCGGGCGCTGAAGTCCAGCTTCGAGACCCGCTCCATCCAGGGCCTGTTCTTTGCCGGCCAGATCAATGGCACGACCGGCTACGAGGAAGCCGCGGCACAGGGACTGTTCGCAGGCTTGAATGCGGCGCTGCAGGTTAAAGGCAAGGACGCCTGGCTGCCCGGCCGCGACCAGGCCTATCTAGGCGTGCTGGTCGACGACCTGATCACCAAGGGCGTGACCGAGCCCTACCGCATGTTCACCAGCCGGGCCGAGTTCCGGTTGCAGCTGCGCGAAGACAATGCCGACGCACGGCTGACTGAGGCCGGCCGCACGCTGGGCCTGGTGGACGACGCACGTTGGAGCGCCTTCAACCGCAAGCGCGATGCTGTTTCACGTGAAACAGAGCGGCTCAAGTCCACTTGGGTGCACCCGAATATTCTCGGTGCGGCCGATGCCGAACGGCTGATCGGCAAGGCTTTGGAGCACGAGTACAGCCTGGCCGAGCTGCTGCGCCGGCCGGGCATCGGCTTCGATCAGGTCGCCGAGGCGGCAGCTATCGCTCGACCAGAATGGACTGTTTCACGTGAAACGTTGAAGGCTGAGTTCGGCGCCGATCTGGCCCAGGCTGTGATCGAGCAGGTCGAGGTCAGCGTCAAGTACGCCGGCTACATCAACAAGCAGGTCGAGGACGTGGCCCGCGCCGCGAACTTCGAGAAGCTGCGCCTGCCGGCCGAGCTCAATTACGGCGAGGTCAAGGCCCTCTCCTTCGAGGTGCGGCAGAAGCTCAGCACGCACCGGCCCGAGACCCTGGGCCAAGCCTCGCGCATCTCCGGCGTCACGCCGGCGGCCATCTCGCTGTTGCTGGTCCATCTGAAGAAGGGCCGTTTCAAGGGCTTTGGCGGTGACAATGCCAGCAACGAGGCCTCGGCCACCGACGCTGCCTGA
- a CDS encoding YkgJ family cysteine cluster protein: MECRPHCAACCIAPSISSPIPGMPVVNGISKPAGVRCIQLDEQDRCRLFGHPERPAVCASLKPDPDMCGSSREQAMRWLGATEALTAPIC, translated from the coding sequence ATGGAATGTCGTCCTCATTGCGCCGCCTGCTGCATCGCGCCCTCCATCAGTTCACCGATCCCAGGCATGCCGGTGGTCAATGGCATCAGCAAACCGGCCGGCGTGCGCTGCATCCAACTCGATGAGCAAGACCGCTGCCGGCTGTTCGGCCACCCCGAGCGGCCCGCCGTCTGCGCCTCGCTGAAGCCCGACCCCGATATGTGCGGCAGCTCCCGCGAGCAGGCCATGCGCTGGCTCGGTGCCACCGAGGCGTTGACCGCGCCGATCTGCTGA